The following DNA comes from Papaver somniferum cultivar HN1 chromosome 4, ASM357369v1, whole genome shotgun sequence.
atgaaaacctgatttaaattcaagttaatatttctcaaccgttagatcgaaaacttagtttgtcacaacacttgggtagacgtttactgggtatgcgaaaaccatgcccaaacgtgtacgtgtatgttggttcaacatagtaacccaaaatgttaaccatatgagcatttcatattaaccttgttcttcttcaccataactagttcaattgactcaagtgaactagttaaagagttgttcaattgctatgatatcttatgtaactacacaagacacaattgaaacaaaaatgatttgattcgattgaatcggatcatgaactttatagccacgatttgcataaagcattccgtagtaatttaagtttcatgttcagagcgcatctttagatcataaccacttaagctcacagacaagttcgcggacttaagacaaccggcggagttttccaaactcagcagaaaatcttggcaaagagactttcgccagttcgcggactgagtttgcggacttacatgcaaacgagtttttgtaaaatcccagcagaaattctcggtcgagaacttccgtcagttcgtggactgggttcgctgacttggcaaagccaattctttcgatttctctaaatcaacaaagttcgaaaactttggattaaggaatacatggttatgtaatataaactctcattccaatcattgagacattctctgaggacgttatacagccgttattcacagaccgtttcgcgtcagagcaattctcaaagtaattgaaacttttcatgactttcgtcactaggtgaagataaacttgatcaaagcgaaacgctttaccaacacatgatttcgagatatagataggcgagatatactcgtctccaaatatcaaatgtgtatgatctagtgtatatatcatacgacttttgtctcataagaagtaggatatagaagagataaacttttgagtgatagataagttcaagtctccacatacctttttgttgatgaagttccgcggttccttgtgtagatcttcgtcgttgtatgatgaatctccatgaagtccttgagctcaactacacttttctatcctagtccgaaacttagctatgtaggctagaaatcaagattcatagttttgatcactaacattgacaaacatgatttagataaaaacgcatgcgaggtcgaccgagatatgctctaacaaagattAACTCCCAAACAATCAGACATGCTCACGAAGGAAGTAACTATAGCAGAAATCAAACAAGCTATTTTTTCCATAAACTCCGAaagtgctcctggtccagatggctacacaagtaagtttttcaaagtatTCTGGGAAACAACTCATTCTCAATTGATAGCAATGGTTCGAAGTTTCTTTAATAATTTAAACATGCATcctctcatgaatcacacaaacataacacTAATACTTAAAGTAGACCATCTTTCAAAACCTTCACAGTTTAGACCCATAACACTCTGTAACGTCACgtataaaatcatttcaaaaatcctAGTCAACCAAGTTAGACCTCTTCTTACTTTCTTAATAAGCCCATACCAAAGTGCTTTTGTACCACAAACATCAATCCACGATAACGTAGTAGTTGCCggagaactcttccaccatatcagaacctcaaacctcaccaaggATCCAAAAATAGATATCAAACTAGGTATCCAAAAATCCTACGATAGTTTAGATTGGGGTTTCATCAAAACCTCCTTTACAAAACTTGGATTTCCTTCATCCTTTATAGATTACATTATGCTATGTGTCACATCAGTTACTTATTCTGTCAACATAAATGGTACACCACATGGCTACATCAACCCAACTAAAGGTATCAGACAAGGCGACCCATTATCTTCTTATATTTTCATCATATGTGCTGAAATCCTATCTACTAATCTGGGAAACCTTGAAAACCAAAAGTTAGTTCAAGGACTAAACATTTCAAAAAAAGCACCATCCATTTCTCATCTAATGTATGCGGGTGATTTACTAATTACATATAAAGCCTCGAATCAGAGCAACCATCACCTTAAGACCCTTCTCCAATCCTATGGCAATTCTGCAGGACAGGTAATTAAGACCTCCAAATCAGTAATAATTCACCACTCAAGACTACACCCGAACAAGGTAACTGAACTACAACATTTTTTCGATATGTCAACAACATCAAGACCTCTGACCTATCTAGGCATccaattcaaacaaggaagagcATCCAATCAAACCTTCGCATAGCCGGAAAGCTAAAGGATGGATGAAAAAATGCCTAACTCCAGCTGGCAGACTCACTCTCATCAAAACCTCTCTTACCCCCACCTCAAACTACATTACGCAAACACAAAACCTACCCAGTACTGTTCACAAACAAATAGATTGTATCACTAGGAATTTTTTATGGGGATATGACTCAACAATCAAAAAGATTCACCCTATAGGCTGGGATAAAGTAACAAAACCATTATCCGAAGGGGGGCTTGGCATAAGGAAAAGCAGTGATCAGAATAAGGCTCTCCTCATGaaaagaatttggaatttggatgAACAACCTAACTCCATTTTCGGAAGACTATTCAGTGCAAAATATCTTGATCAACAACCTATTCTACAAGGCATTCATACCATACCTTCCTCTTCCAGTCCTCAATGGAGACAACTGGCATCAATTGTCCCTGCCATGCAACAACTGATTTTCCATTgtattggaaatgggttatcaACTCCAGTAGAAACCAATTGGATTCCACACTCACCACCTCTAGACCTAGCATAATGCTACCCTATCCGAATGGTAGCAGATATCATCGACCCAATCTCTCATAACTGAATCAAGAAAAATTAAGCACCCTTCCAAATCCTATAGaccaaaaaatcataaacatccaccttcccCAAAACAACTCAcaagataaaattatctggccacactcaaaatctgGAAATTACACCACATCttcgggatacaaatgtctaacccatggTCAACCAACTCATACCCCTCTTCCATCCACCAAATTCCTGTGtactttaccatgtccaccaaaaattcgacttttcttgtggaaagcaatcaatgaaggattaccaaccttctctctcCTACATCATATACACTTGACCAACTATGACACATTCCCCAGATGCAATGCTGATCCGGAATCATTGAGTCACCTTCTAATTCATTGTCCAACGACGAGTACATCCTGGAACACCCTGATCAATCAACTTAGAAACACACCAAACTCCAACTACCCCCTCAGTCTCACCTTAACACCTCAGACAACCATCTCCCAAATCCTACAACAATCTGCACCAACAGCTGTAATCTCCTCTTTTTGCTTCCTCTTTTGGACCCTATGGTTATCTAAAAATGACCTAATATACCGCCAGAAGCAAACAACTTCAGCCGAAATCTTAATATGGGCTCAAAAGCTACAACAAGAATTCATTGCGGCACAAGATTCTTTACCACTGATCCTACCAGGAGATGCACCAATATATAACCATCCAAGAGGAGACAAAAGATTATCTACAATATCGGTAGGATGGTCAATTCCAATCATCAACTGGATTAAGATCAACACAGATGGGGCATCCAGAGGTCACCCAGGTTTTCCGGGGGCAGGATTCATTTGCAGAGATTCCGATGCACGAACTTTAATGACTTTATATCAACCTTTAGGAATTACGACTGCCTTAACTGCAGAAACTTGGGCTCTCCTTTTAGCTGCAAGAACGACAACGGAAAGACATTGGCCAAAAGTTCTCTTTGAAACTGACTCAGAAAATCTTTTGCGCTTCATCACACCCTCTACCCCCCCTCCTTGGCACATCTCAGGTATGATTGAGGAAATAAAGAAGAGATTCAGACAGATCCCACATGCTGCCATTCaacacaactacagggaaggaAACCAAGCCGCAGATGGTTTGGCCAATCATGCAGCAGATGAAAGCCAATTAGGAAACTTATCAACGAAAATATGGGACCATGCAATCCCGCTTTTTATTAGCCatattttatttcatgattcGGTGGTACCACATACCACGACAAATTGTAACCTAATCTCATATCAATAAAAtgcatgcttaaaaaaaaaaaacaaactagtcAAGCAGGTAGTTGGACTGTTGGAGGAGTGACGAATTCATAATTTCGGTCAAAACAACCTTTCCCCTATATTACGCACTCTTGAACAAATTTCCGATCTATTTTCTTTTCGACTTCACCTTCTTTTTTTCTAGAAGGGCAAAAATACGAAAACCACGACATAAACCTAGCTAGGGTTTTTGATTCCAGATTTCTTCTGTAGGTGATGGAGGAGTCTGTGGCATCTACCACTCGCGATTTTTCTGAATTATCTGTTTCTATAAACCCACCTCCATCACGAAGGTTGGAACCGATCGATTTTTCTAGATTAAGATGGGGTTCAATAGGTTTCACCCTCCGGAGAAAGGATCCCAACTTTGAGTAAGATATCTTTcaattcttgattttatttttgtatcgtGAATTTGATGAACCCTAAATTTATCAAAATTGGACTCACTTGGACTGAATTTGATATTGTTATCATTATTATTACAGTGGTTGTGTTGATGGTAACGCTGCACGTTATGAGCACGTGATTCTATTTGAGGGTAGGCTGGGTAGCACTTTCACTGTCGATGACGGCCCTGAACGAGATGCTAATGATCCTATAAACGCTGAATTTCTGGAGGTAATCGCGACTGTTATTTTAATTGTGTAAAAACTAGATGACCGCTTGCGGTGGGGGAGGCCGACCACCAGAAAAACAGACATGACTAGAGACCCACAAATAATATGTGCAAACAGGATTTACAAGTGTGAATTCTATCTATTTATGTCACGGATCACAGAATTTCATGTACTAATATGCATTTCGCTCCCCCAAACTCCCAAAGCAAACTAAATGTACGAAAGTAAGTTTTAGCATTTCACAGTATGCTTGAAACATTAATGTATCacttttcaaggaaaaaaaaaacacacgtaCTACAACATGGCCTAAACTCGGCCAAAGAATATAAAATGACTTGACGTGTAGATGAGTATACTGAATACAGCATCACATAACACATCTTAGAGATCCACGTACCTGGCATGTGAGTCGGCGTCTTGGTAATGGGTTTGAAAgaatcaaaactacaaacttaTTTCAGCGAGTTAGTTTAAATCAGACACCACGTCTTGTCACACACTAAATGCAATGTCAATACGTGTTCAGGATATTTCTAGCTGGACGCGATACGTTGGTAAGTGGTAACTAAATTTAACCAAAACAAACGAGGTAGGTTTGTTCTTTCTTTCCACTCCCCTCTTCTACtaaaccgattttttttttgtttgaacttCCAGTTCTTtctcttaaattctctgtcagaaGCTTCACCCAGTTGCTGCGTGGTGGTGAGCGAGACTTTTGCTTTGTTCAACGCCTAAACACAATTTTGAAAAAGAAATCCAACTTTTTGTTTTTAATTGGTATTTTTGGAGGTATgaattaagatgatatgtgtaATTAGTTGTTGTTAGCTCTAGTCATGGTGTTTATAAGTGTGTGTTCTTGGATATTTCAATTTTGGCTAATAAATTAATTCTCAAGTGATGATGGGTTATCAATTTGAGTGATTATGCATGTAGCTAGGGTGATGAGAAGAAATTAGAGTTGATCCATTACA
Coding sequences within:
- the LOC113274896 gene encoding uncharacterized protein LOC113274896, whose product is MEESVASTTRDFSELSVSINPPPSRRLEPIDFSRLRWGSIGFTLRRKDPNFDGCVDGNAARYEHVILFEGRLGSTFTVDDGPERDANDPINAEFLEFFLLNSLSEASPSCCVVSIKNFRIPEEFEEVGLHTFLVQRTCKAFEEAAGKFVPKKHCEESIKYMWF